In Saprospiraceae bacterium, the sequence TAACAGCTTTCAATGGGTGCAAAAGTTCTAGACTATCCGGGTATCGTGGCAAAAGCTCACATATCCATTCTATTGCTTCTATTTTGCTTTTTTACTCCCTGAAGTCTTTTACCTGCCAGACGGGCCTCTATGCTGGCTTTGGACCGTTTGGTTTTATGTCTTTTTTTAGGCGGAATGAGCGCGGTATCTATTAGATTTTGGAACTTTAAAATAGCTGCTTCCTTATTGGCAGCCTGAGATCGGCTGGCGTATGACTGCAGATAGAGTTCGCCGGCAATATTAATCCTGGTAGGATATTTTTGATGAATGATGGCTCTGTGTTCAGGCGTAAGGGCAGAGGCTTCGATATCAAAATACATGGATACTTTGCTTTCTGTTTTATTGACATGTTGTCCTCCGGGGCCACTACTTCTGCTCGTTTCAAACCGACAGACTTTTAAAAGGTCTGTAATATCAATCATGAGACAAAGATACAAGCGTCCGGCTCACGCCAGCGATGTGACTACACGCTCCCCTAAATTGACATCAATAAATTCAGGAGTCAATCCAAACTTTTTTTCATAAGCTGGCACCAAAACTTCTTTAAAGGCAGCTTCGACGGAGTAGTCCATCAGACAAAGCACACAACCACCAAAACCGCCTCCCATGATGCGGGCTCCGGCTACGCCGGATTTAACTGCTTCTTCAACGATAAAATCAGCTTCTTCGCATGACACTGCATAGTCGTGCTTCAAGCTTTCATGGGTTGCATACATCAACTCGCCCGCAAATAAAAAATCGCCCTGGGCGACAGCCTCCGCAAACTGAATGACTCTTTGATGTTCTGAGATCGCATGTCGCGCCCGTTTAAATTCAGTCTGATCAAAAGGTGGCATAGCATTTAATTCATCGATACTAAACTCCCTGTAAGATCCGGACTTTGAGTAAAATGATTTTAATGATTCCAGGGCTGACTCACCTTCTCTACGGCGACGGGCATATCCACCATCAGTCAACTCATGATGCACCTTGGTATTGATCAATCTCAGCACGTATTCTTTGAGGTCCACTTTAATTTCTTTAATCTTAAGACCATCGAAATCGATCAATAAAAAACTATCCTTTTTACCCATCAGGCTGGCATACTGATCCATGAGGCCGCAGGGTGTACCCAGTCTATGCTCCGTGGTTTGGGCTATCAAGGCAATTTTCTCGAGGCTGATCAGCCAGCCATTGTACTCTGCCAACGCACTGACAAAACCACATAATAATGCTGCTGAAGAGGAGAGGCCGGCTCCTACAGGAATGGTACTGGTCAGCGCCACATTAAATGGACGACTTTTATAACCACTTTCAAGCAGGATCTCCAATACTTTGATAATATATTTTTTCCAATGATGATTACCGGGATCGATAGTGCCATTAGCAGGGATGATGATTTGTTCATCAAAAGTGCCGCTGTATACTTTGCTGTCTGACTGGTCAGCAGGACCCAGGCAAATCACGATGTACCGATCTATGGCAGCGGGCATCACATATCCCCCGTAATAATCGATATGTTCACCTATAAGGTTAATTCTACCTGGTGATTGTACTTTGATCGTCGGAGCTACATGATAAATCTCGCTGAAAAGAATTTCACAATCTATGTGAACAGATTCTTCTATGAGGGTGGATGAATTAGACATAATTTATCGGCCTACAATGATTTGTGAGTAAAAAGAGGATTCCAGACCTTTGGGAAAAGCAAGTCAAAGCAGTAGGTATCATTTTTATATAACAGAAATATGGTACTTCTATTTTCAAATGAAAGGTAGCTAAATAATTGAATTCTGTAAAATCAAGGTTAGAATATTTTATGAAGCATCAAATTTTATTCAAAAAACCCAAGGCTTCCATCCAATCGTTGAAGCGATACTGCCAGGTTTTGACAGACCCTGAGGTAGAAGATTTGACTCCAAAAGCATGATTTCCTGAGCATAAAGCAAAATTGGTAAGGAGACTGCGCTCGTCACTAAGGTTAGGTGTGTTGCTATTTTTTTCATCATCCTGGGCTTAAGCATACTATTGAGAGGACTTATTTTTTTTTAATATCTGGCATTAAACTCATCGTACAAGTTGATCAGGTCATTGGATTTGCCTTGTCTATCAAAGTTCATCTCCCAGGTGGATAGTGGTTCCCAAATACAGGTGCCTTTGCCTTTGCCATCGGGCAGCTCAAAGACCATTTTGTGTATTTCTTCTTTTTTGGCGGAGTATTCGACTACATAGTCATCTTTATGAAATCGATGTATGAGTTCATCCATATTCGCTTACAGATCTTCCATCTGAAAATATTTTAGTCATTCT encodes:
- the arfB gene encoding aminoacyl-tRNA hydrolase — its product is MIDITDLLKVCRFETSRSSGPGGQHVNKTESKVSMYFDIEASALTPEHRAIIHQKYPTRINIAGELYLQSYASRSQAANKEAAILKFQNLIDTALIPPKKRHKTKRSKASIEARLAGKRLQGVKKQNRSNRMDM
- the galK gene encoding galactokinase, translating into MSNSSTLIEESVHIDCEILFSEIYHVAPTIKVQSPGRINLIGEHIDYYGGYVMPAAIDRYIVICLGPADQSDSKVYSGTFDEQIIIPANGTIDPGNHHWKKYIIKVLEILLESGYKSRPFNVALTSTIPVGAGLSSSAALLCGFVSALAEYNGWLISLEKIALIAQTTEHRLGTPCGLMDQYASLMGKKDSFLLIDFDGLKIKEIKVDLKEYVLRLINTKVHHELTDGGYARRRREGESALESLKSFYSKSGSYREFSIDELNAMPPFDQTEFKRARHAISEHQRVIQFAEAVAQGDFLFAGELMYATHESLKHDYAVSCEEADFIVEEAVKSGVAGARIMGGGFGGCVLCLMDYSVEAAFKEVLVPAYEKKFGLTPEFIDVNLGERVVTSLA